The genomic DNA GCGCGGGGACGATCCGCTGTCACTATCCCGAACTGTTCGAGCATGACGCGGCATGGCTGCCGCGGGCGCAGGCGGTGGCGGGCAGGACGTTCGAGATCATGGCCTGGCTGGACGAGGTGTGCGGCTGGAAACCCGAAGGCGTACGGGTCGACGCCAAGGCCACCTATCATGACAGTTGTTCGGGTCTGCGCGAACTGGGGATCAAGGCGCAGCCGCGCCGGTTGCTGAAAAATGTCGAGGGACTCTCCTTCGCGCCGCTGGCGGGCGAGGAGACATGTTGCGGCTTTGGCGGCACTTTCTGCGTCAAATATCCGGCCATCTCCAACGCCATCGTCGGGGAAAAGGCGGACGCGATCGACGCGACCGGGGCCGATCTGCTGCTGGCGGGGGATCTGGGCTGCCTCA from Sphingobium sp. CAP-1 includes the following:
- a CDS encoding (Fe-S)-binding protein, whose amino-acid sequence is MRTRRVALFVTCLVDLMRPRIGFAAIRALEAAGCEVVVPEGQTCCGQPALNSGDRDHAVALAQQTIAALEPYEAVVVPSGSCAGTIRCHYPELFEHDAAWLPRAQAVAGRTFEIMAWLDEVCGWKPEGVRVDAKATYHDSCSGLRELGIKAQPRRLLKNVEGLSFAPLAGEETCCGFGGTFCVKYPAISNAIVGEKADAIDATGADLLLAGDLGCLMNMAGKLNRKGSKVRAYHAIELIAGMGDGPAIGEEG